Part of the Nicotiana sylvestris chromosome 2, ASM39365v2, whole genome shotgun sequence genome, TTTAAAAGACTCATTGAACTCAATGCTTCCGTCACCAACACCGGAGCCTAAAGACGGAACAACTTGACCAGTAGAGCCACTCCTATCTCCATGTTCCCATTGGATTAGAATAGCGCGGACCGTCTTCAGTGACTGTGAGGGCGGCCAAGGTTTAATATCCTGAATATGAATTAGATAATCAACTTGAACTGAGGGGCCTTTCCTAGATTTCGCCCTAAGTCCCGAAATCATAATTTCAAATGATCTTCAGTAAAAGTATACAAGCCTGCAAATGCTAAAGCAAAATCCTCTTGAGTCTTGAACTACAATATAGCTACAGAATCCAACAAGATTTAATCTTTTCTGCAATTAAATGGAAACCTAACTTTGATTATGAAAGAAAGTAGCATTATTAAATAACTTCACTGATGAGAATATCAAAGTTAATTCATATTCCATGCCAATATTATTCTGTGCTTGCACATGCTCTATGCTTTTCTACAAAGCTCCTTTTCTCATTCAGGAAACAATTATACTGTAACTTTTTAACATTTTAACACTCACTTTAAATGCTTAAGCCAATTAATAACtcatgaaaaagaaagcaaacaCATTGTAGAATAAGAATCTTAACCTGTTAGAAGGAAAATCAAAGTGAAACAAAGCCAAATCAGAGTACTAAATTGAAGCATTACAAAACAAAATATACACAAACAAATAGCAAAGATTTAGCAGACTTACAGAGGAGACTAGATACTGAGAATATAGGAAAAAGGCATACGGCAAAAGTGGTGCGAATTTTCAGCCGAAGGCGTGGTCATTTGAGCATTTGAGCAGAGAGAAGAATGTCTTTTCTAATTGAAAACAGGGAACAGGACAACATATATTGAAATAAAATTAGCTAAAAAATTCAAAGGTCGAGTGGTGGAGACTGCTATTTTTGTGCTCTAGAATCCATGGTGCTTTCCGGTTGTCCGGAAGTAGAAAGCGTACTCGCAAATGAGAAGGTGCATAACAAACACTAATAACGCTGGGTGTTCATAAAAAAacgaaaaatcgaaccaaactgacaaaaaaccgatactttttaGGTTTagtttgattttgattttgaattttaaaaatcgaTCAAATTTTATTTGAtgtggttttaataaaaaaataaccggaaaaaccaaaccaaaccgactataaaaatagctatttaaatttattattatacttatatatatatgtatatttttatataaagtttCTAAATTTTTAAGGTACATATTAGTCATTTGTATTTTTAGTCTAGTTTTTCACTATTATAATAATCTAATTCTTTGCTATTATAGTAATTCTTTGCCACTACATCGTAGTTTGATTGGTAGCTTTTTTTGTTAAGtacaaaaatttattttatgttaaaaataatcgatttttaattgttaaaaatttattttatgttAAAAATAATCGATTTTTAATCGATTTTATGTTAAAAATAAtcgattcaattatcatcaatatatcttgttAATGATAGATTTCTCAAAAGCAATTGATTTGAtcgtgttacgttgaaaatgtaatcgccggaatatgtgtttggtagtgtatgtctcatatttaaaaaaaaaacaataaataaCCGGaaaaaccgaaaaaccgacaATTCGAATCGataaaaaccgacttaattggtttggtttgattccaatatttgaaaaaccgacttacttggtttggtttctttttaggaaaaaatcaacccaaaccgaaccatgaataCCCTTACCGCTCGACATGTAAAAATAAGTCTTTTAgttataaaaggaaaaaaaatggaTTTAGTTATAAAACAAAACTGAAGGACCCGTTTGGCTAAAATTGAGAAAATGAGAATTTGACGTTGAAGTTGAAAAAtacttagtgggcgtttggacataagaattataaaatttcggaaaaaaagtgaaaaaaatattgaagtgaaaatggtatttcaAAACTAGAGTTGTTTTTggatatgaatataattttgggttgtttttgaagttttgtgagtgatctaagtgaaaattttgaaaaacaattttttggagtttttcaaattctcgaaaaaatttaaaattcatcttcaagtgaaaatttaaaattttatagccaaatattgattaaaaaaaagtaaaaaattttcgaaaaaaataaaatttgtcttatgtccaaacgggctcttagtacTATTAAAATTGTTTGTGTACATAAATTTTCTTTGGAATAAGTTAAAATTTTACGAGTAAAAATCATTACTTCACTTAAAGTACACCTCAAATTAATATTTCAACCTCTATTTCATGTTGAagtttaataataataataataataagaagtaCTATACTATGTAAATCAAAATTTGCTTTTTATataatttgtattttttttggttcaaaataagtgttgtTTTACCTAAAATCAATTTGATCTAATATAAATGTAGCATTagaaaattaagaaaatatttatgTCTTTTCAGCTAAAGGCTGAAGTGAGAAGGGAGTGCGATTAACGTAATTTGAAAGGCGCGTGGAGTGATACTGTATGACAAAGGTGGGGTAGTGACAAAGGTGGATGATTCCGCCGACATTACCAAACAGCTATAGGGGTCATACGCCACCTACTCCTATTTACTGCTCCAAGTCCAAGCTCGATACCAAGATATAATTGCAATCAAAGATATTTAAAATTATCGTGTTTTCGGAATTTGAGTTATATATTAAAGGCAAAAATGTTCGGGATCCCACCGCACtcggtaacaacaacaacaacccagtgtaatctcataagtagggtagagaggctgtttccaggagaccctcggctcaaagagacAACTTTTGTTTAATTCCTTCTTAAATTTCACGTAATTTTTAATACCACCTGAACTTGAAAATTCGATAATCTTGAACTCTCTAAATGCTGGTGTAGCAAAGAGCGTGAATACACTCTCTTTTAGGCCCGTGAGagggaagaaaaatcaaaaatcagcTTCTATGTAGGGTATTTTTCAAGTATTAATTGTCACATAAACAAATATAATGACTTATCAATTGTATTTCTCGTTGTTTTTTCTAATTATACATTGCATATTTTATTCCAATTGTATTTTTTTTAGATACAATGAATATATGTTTCAGctatatattttttatcttttttcgGTCCAAATTTATAAACGTTAGTTGAAATTCCATTTATTTTTgtcaaataaaaagaaaatttatCCAAAGTAGTGAAGTTCAAATAGTGTATTTTCTACCAAGAAAtgtgtatttatttttattttcatgcaATAACTATTTATTTAACtatgcatttttctttttcaagtcAAATTCGCAAATATTTGGTCAAAAATTTATTATTGTTAGCTAAACTATTTACGTAACCCATATATGGAGTTCCAATAACGTATTTATTTAGATGTAATTATAATATGTTCTAATTGTGTGTTCCTTTTTTCTTGAACTAATGTGTGGAAATAACATGATTAAAATATCATCTTTAGCCAAATAAAAATTATAGTCAAAATAACGTTGTTTCAAACTTTTTTTAACAGATTTTAGCACTGAAAAAATGATTTAAATGGTTGGTGgacttaaaaagataaaaatatatattttattattgttaACAAATATCACATGGACGAAAAAATCCATATGGCAGCGCGTGTGTCAGTCTCATCGATTGTCAGTGTCAAGAGGGTCGAGGCTATGAAATTGCCATGTTCATAGGGGTATTAAAGACCGTATGAAGTTTAAGGGAAACTAAAAACAAAAATTGTCAAAGTTAAAGGGGTCCGAACTATTCTGCCTATATTAATAGTATAATAAAGATGTTTTATCTTGTCAATATAAGTTGTGAAGAACAGTGATAAAGTTGTGAAATGCAATACAATCCGCAGATACACGAAATAGGAAAATGAAGGGTGTAAATTGGTTCAAGATTTTAGTTGGTTGGCACGTCTATATCAAGGATGATGAAACGAAATATGGCCCCACAACCCATCTTAAACATATTGCTTACCCCCCTCCCcaacccacccccaccccaccccacccccaccccctctTTGTTGGTCTGTCTGCAAATTACATAGTCTTGTCCCTCAACCAATTGCTCCAGTCAGCCAGCCACCAATAAATCACTTAGACCATCTCCGACGTTAACATCAAATTTCACACTAAAATGGTGTAACACCAAATTTACTTCAACCATTATACTATTTTTTacatcaaaaaaaaatatttcttctctttcttctatattatattattatcttctatttaaatttcattttttatttccttcaaacAAATTCTAAAGatgtaaaattaaaattataaagatcttaatataaaaattaattatatacactacatatgataaattaaaagtccaaaaaaataaaaataaatgaataaaataataataaatcacATTTTGTGCAACATTATTCATGCACTATAATGGTGCAAGATTTGGTGTTCCATTGTAGCAAAAAAACACCAAATTTAGATTTGGTGCAAAAAATAGTACACCCATTGCGCTTTGCATGGTGCGACGTTGAGCGACGTGGTGCGGCGTGGAGCGACGTGGTGCGGCGTGGAGCGACGTGGTGCGGCGTGGAGCGACGTGGTGCGGCTTGGTGCGACGCCGTGCCATGGGCACGCCCTGCCATGTCCTGTGACGTCCTGACTCGTCCTGACTCGTCCTGCCATGTCCTGACTCGTCCTCCCATGTCCTGACCCGTGCATGGCCACGCCCTGTCATGTCCTGCGATGTCCTGACTCTTGTCATGGCCATGTCCTTGTTCCCAAACGTGACgtcggaaggctgattttgcataaacagacacctttggttatgttttgatttttgaccctcacagccttaaaatcttcgtccctgaggcgctgaaaggccgtgtttgcaaaaccaggtcttttattatttgaaaaacaagaaaatagtcagtggtcaagtgaataccgttttggtttttagttaaaataagcCGGCCCGGCTTCGGTGATGTcttaaaaccgttcttgccgagatagccttagagtatcttttagttgtcgaagggctattttcgtaaaagaacgaacaagtttgtgaaAAGTAGTGGAGATGCCCTAATTAGGATGAATCAAATCCTTGTACCCTTAATTAGATATCTCGAGTTTGAGCtcgaaaagagaaaaaatccttGTAAGTAGTGCTTTCTCCTTTTCGTGGGCTCTCGGGGGATATCTGTTATCATGTACCACAGTCATAGAGGTCGTTTCGTATGATGTATAAGAATAAAACTAATTAAAGTATATTAGTAATGCAtgggttagtaatgcaagcattagttatgcaaagATTATCTCTTATCCaatgtttggtgtggtgtattaaaaattaaaatgcattgtataattttataaaaattagttgTTACCAAAAATGTCCTTCACATTCTTTATGGACAATTTTTAATTTAACCGTGCTACTGCATGCATTAATTGCCTTGGTATTGCTAATACCATATTTTGctatgtattagttatacatagataataccaaatagattgtataactaatacttgcatTAATAATACGTAAATTGAAAAAGTGTATCAAACAAGAGGTTAGTAATACCGAAAGCTAATACATGCATTATTTtctctaatgcatcctaccaaacgaacCCTAATGTCTTAAATATCTTGTATCTGCGATATCCATATTTTTGCTTTCTGCTTTACCAAAAACATGATGACTAAAATATTGACATTCTCTGAATCTAAATCTCCAGGAGTTCAATTGCAATGATATATCTGGACCAGAAACTTGATCTCTCACAAGAAACAACAAATTCACCTAACTATTATTGATCCAATTGTACGAATAAGGCCTATGCTATGCAAATTCTCACCTATTACTAGAATTAAAGAATCTGACAAATTTACATTTCTAtgcaaaataaagaaaatgaGGATTAGTAGCTTAAACATGAGCCTTTAGGCTAGCATACCGTTTTGTACGCCTATAACCATCATCAAATCAGCTAACTTTCTCCCATGCTAATGCAGTTGGACCTCTGAAATAGCTCATGACGGTGAAGTAGGACCGGATTTCGGATCTGCATCGGATGTGGCTTGGACTTGAGCTGCATATTGTAGGTTCCAGAGAACATCCTCAAACGAGGGGCGATTTGATGACTCGGGAGATATGCATTTGTTTGTGATGGATATTACAATTGACAATGACTCTTGGGAGCTAGTGGTTAGCACTACTGGATCCACAATTCTGCGTCGACCATCTTGGCTACCAAAGGATGCCTGCTGTTCAAAGAGCAGATTCAAGTGTTTATTTTCCAACTCAAACGACGTGTCACAGACATATTAGTATAACACCATTGAAAAAATCAATCCTTTTGACTGTCGCAGCTATTAACAAGTTCAACTTTTCTCTCAACTGTATTCGCATATCAGAAACTCAATCGCTGTTCTGTTAATCTATAGTGATTGTAAAGTATAGGCGGCagagaaagaaaattttgttactTTACTTATCCAAGATTGAAAGAGACGGCAAGAAAGTTTAGTATCCTAAAAGGAACAAATTGCTGAAGAGCGTCTTACATTACTGTCAATGAAAGTTGCATAACAATATTAGCTCCAGTTTCGTACCATTTCATTAAGCAAAAATGCTTCTCCTTTTCCACTGACAGTAGGGCCAACCAGTGACTCCAGTAATATGAAACCAAAGTTATAAACATCGTCCTCTTTCTTTGTCATATGCCTAcacaagaaaaggaaaacaaccGATCTTATATCTCGAGAACAGCTATAGTAGATGATAAAATGCATCTATTTGACATTCGCAAAATAGAATGTCGCGAAAACCTATCCCAGTTGGTTTAGCAAAAGGAAGTTGTTAAGGTACTCTAAGGAATATATACGAGTAAAAAGTTTCTTACCAGGAGGTGAAGTCATCTCCTTTTGCCTGAAAAAGACATATTGAGTATGAGAAATTACTGTCTATCCTATAGATTTTGAAAATTCACCTTCCTCaccaaaatatttaaatatactTCTAACCTTTTCAGTTTCTTCCATAAGGATAGACATCCCATAATCACTTAGCTTTGCCATGTGATGCTCATCAAGCAATATATTACTCGTCTTCAAGCGGTTGCTAAATGAAGAAGGAATTACGCCTGTGTGAAGAAAGTGCACAGCCTTGGCAACACCAATCAGTACTGACAACCTGTCTGACCACTTGAGGACCTTTCTTGGACTAGTTTCTGCAAATACGAATGTTGTTCGAGATAAGCTGAACATTTTTAGGGCGCATCTCTTATATTTTCTGTAGCATAATAGACATGCAGGGTTAAATGAAAGtgtaaaacaaaaagaaagattgTAAGAAATTAAAGGTCCAACAGTTTCTCAGTACGAATGTCAACCAACAGAACTGGCACACGTCTTGTATTTCTCATTCTCTACGTGTAAATGAAACATTACACTGTTTCTCAATCAAACTACAGTAATTGCACAAGAATACCAATATGTGTAAAATCAAGATGATGAATCAGATGTCTAATGCTTGTATGTAACAGAGTGAAAGAAACTGTCCTCAAGTTCATAAGtagcaaaaatatttttatacgTCAGGGATATTTTCCTGCTTTTAATAGAATGCTGTTTGAGGATGATGCAGCACTCATGAACTGATTGCATTTGGATCAGTGATCAAGTCAAATTAGTGTTACTCTTGAAGAAAATCAATAGATCCTTATCTTTATTTTACTTTATGATGGTAAAATACTTAAACTTACGAACTTCTTTTCTACTAGCAGGGAAAGTAAAGATATGATGAATACGCATACTTCTTCGCCCGATGCCTCACCACAAAGATTCATCAACAAGGCTATTACAGTCATTTATCAGTGTATTTCCATATTCAACCCAGCATCGAAATCCTTGAAAATGTACATGCTAAATGGTTTACACCGCTAACCTGATAGATGAGCGCGGTAGTTTCCATTAGAGATATATTCATAAATGAGAAATATTCTGGGAACAGTTGAATCATCATGTGCTCCACCATCGATGCAGTGACCCAGAAGGCTAACTAAATGGGGGTGACGAAACTTTGACAGTAAATCCAATCGGAGTTTGAGGTTCCGGTTAGAGTATCTTCTGTACACATTTAATGACCTTACAGCAACGTAAGCTCCATTCTCTAATCTTCCCTTGTAAATCTGAAATGAAGATAATAGTTGAGGGAGTTGTTGACAACTAAGATAATTCTCCTTTTCAAGCaagacataaaaataaaataaaaacatgtTTAAGTCAATCAAAATTGAAGAGATATCAACTCACGGCACAGGTACTCAAAGTTTTCAACTATCTATTTTTGCCCTTAAGGGCATTTTATATATTGCTATGAATAGAGGAAGTCACAGATGCATATGAAgaaaatgaatatatatatatatatatagtaggcAATAAATTAAAAACAGAAGCAACTCTTAAATCCATTTTGTACTCTAGTGAACTTGTGCATCTATTGCATTATCATCACCGGGCATGGTCTATGCAACAAAACTACTAACAGAGAAAACTTACTGCTTTATCTATTTAGGGTTTACAGCAAGTATctaattttgaggcaaaatctaCTGTGATCATTGAATGGAAAATATAAAGATATATAACTATCAATAAGACCATTAAATTTTGTTTTGAAGCCATACTTTTCCAATTGACCCTTCACCAAGTAATGCCGACTGATCAAAATTTTCTGTTGCTTCTAACAATTCTTCCATGGAGAACACCCGATATGATGAAGTGCCTTGTGATCCTATGTTTGCCGCGTGAGAAATGATTCCTGAGGATTCGAAGATTGAGTTCAAGGGACGGACCTTCATATAGAATTGAGCTGatataaaatgaaaaaatcaacTTACTGGCATTTGCTAGGAATTCAGAGGGAATCCCGGGTTGTGTATTATGTTGCACAACTTTCGGAAAGATGTGCTGATCCACCGTGTTACGTTCATTTTTTCTTCTACAAAAGATGAGAAAACCAACTAACAGAAACACTACAACAATTGCAATTCCTAGAATAACACCTGCCAATAATGCTATTTCTTTTGCTTTGATATGTTTCTTCGCTTGTTTGCAATAGCCCTCTGAATGCTGATATTGAGTTTCAAGAGACAAGCAATTTCCACCAACCTTAACAATTCGCTTATCCGAAATGGTGTTCAAACAAGAAGGAAGCCTACCAACCAATCTATTATCAGAAATATCAACAAAACCAAGTTCACCCCCACAATTAAGATGATCAGGAAGTGAACCACTAAGAACATTAGATGCTAAATTCAAGTAACTGATGTTTGGCAAAGAGAATAAGTCAGCAGGCGGCATTCCATCTAGCGAATTATTCGACAGATCAAGGTGTTGAAGTTGATTCAGTGTGCCAAATTCTACCGGGATTTCACCGGAAAAAGCATTACTGCTTAGAAGAACTGTGGTAACTCCTTTAGGCAAAGGTGGCAGTTCAGAATCCAAATGATTTTCCCTTAAATCCAATAAAAGCAAATTAGACAATGCAGTTAAATCTGGTAATTTACCAGAAATCACATTGTGTGACAGAACAATGTCAGTGAGGGTTGTAATTTTAGACACTGAAATTGGAAACTGACCCTTCAATCTATTATTCTTCAAGCTTAAAATACTAAGATTGGTTAACGAATCCAACCAATCAGGAACAGTATCATTGAAAAAATTGCCATCAAATGTTAAAGTATGAAGCTTTATCAATCTTGACATCTGAAAAGGAACAGAACCAAAGAGAAAATTTGAACTCATATCCAAAAGTTCAAGTGAAGATAACCTATGAATTTTATCAGGCAAGGGTCCCCAAATACCAAGAGAAACTAAAGTAAGAACCTTTAAACTATTTAACCTTGTCAAAGTAGTAACAAAAGAATCAATTGAAAAACCCTCAGATAAAGTTTTGTTTGGAACAGCAAATCCATAAAATTGATCATTTAGCTTAGTCAACTTATCTCCTTTAATTTTGAGCTCAATAACTGAGTTGTCTTGACAGGTAATACTCATATGCAGTGTTGAAGTCAAGCTGCAAAAATCTCCATTGTAATTCTCCCAAACATCAAGCTGAATTGGATATTCTAAGTGTTTTCTCAACTGAAGTAAAGCTTGAGTTTCATAGGACAGTAATAATTGGTAACTATTTGCTATAAAGAAACCCCATATAACTAACactatcacaaaaaatttcaAGAAACCCATTTTACAGTTCTTCAAATAGACTGAAATTTCCAAATACTAACTAGTCAACTAAACCTTTTTAACATTCTTGAATCATGCCAAAACCCCATTTAAGAAATGTGAATAAATAGCCTATAATGGCAAATTAAAGGAATGTTCTTTTTTTCTTGGGAGAAGGAGAATATTAAAAAGAAGGGGGACAGACCAAAACATGGGAAAGAGAAGAAGCAAAATAATTAAGGACTAtaaaatgaaagcaataaatggggTGTGTAGCTAAAAACTGGAATTAGAAGAGAAAAATGGAAGGTAGTTGACAAAACAGTACGAGACAGAGGGAAAGCATTTAGTGCAGCTGCATGCAGTCAAGGAGAAAGAACATGGGGGACCAAAGTAGGTTTCTTGAGAGGTTTTTGGCTTTAATGGCGACGATTAATTTTACACGCGCACACACACACTGAAAGAAGCAGTGTGCCACTGCCACTATTTTTCACGACTTAGCAAAATTTGGAGACCCCTGACTGCCTACCGGAAACTTCCTTCTATTCTCATGTCCGATAGTTCTAACCTCCTTTTTTATTTTGTGAAAAAACTTATCTTAGATTGTGAAAATAATACAGGCTAGTCAATTTTCGGactaataattaaaaaataatcagCATttgtaaaattattaaaaaatagttACTATTTTGCTGTAATACGGAAAGTTAtggcataatatactggaaattggagcatctgtgtatgaacttccaacatattatgctgaaccggtatattatactagaactccagtatattatgctggaagtccagtatattatattggaactccactatataatgctggaatatttttcggactttgaacaatattttcgttcagattcatctttacatgaaaagtgactaaatttcaattactctTAAAACgtaactatttttcaattaccatttGTAAATCtgtctattttttaatttctgccATAGATTATAATATTGAATTAGTTTGAACGATAGTTTAATTTTTTGAACTAAAAATTTAATATGTGAGGTATAAATACACTATACGTTTGATTTTGCACtagtaaatttaaataaaaaatatatttctaATTTTAACCTTAGCTTTAAAAAATTCCTCAGAAATACCATTTTGTTGTTTTAAGTCGGGATTTGTAATCTCAAGATTATTATCTCACATTAAGTTAGAGGCGGAGTTAAGATTTAAAA contains:
- the LOC104235651 gene encoding probable inactive leucine-rich repeat receptor-like protein kinase At3g03770 isoform X1 — protein: MGFLKFFVIVLVIWGFFIANSYQLLLSYETQALLQLRKHLEYPIQLDVWENYNGDFCSLTSTLHMSITCQDNSVIELKIKGDKLTKLNDQFYGFAVPNKTLSEGFSIDSFVTTLTRLNSLKVLTLVSLGIWGPLPDKIHRLSSLELLDMSSNFLFGSVPFQMSRLIKLHTLTFDGNFFNDTVPDWLDSLTNLSILSLKNNRLKGQFPISVSKITTLTDIVLSHNVISGKLPDLTALSNLLLLDLRENHLDSELPPLPKGVTTVLLSSNAFSGEIPVEFGTLNQLQHLDLSNNSLDGMPPADLFSLPNISYLNLASNVLSGSLPDHLNCGGELGFVDISDNRLVGRLPSCLNTISDKRIVKVGGNCLSLETQYQHSEGYCKQAKKHIKAKEIALLAGVILGIAIVVVFLLVGFLIFCRRKNERNTVDQHIFPKVVQHNTQPGIPSEFLANARIISHAANIGSQGTSSYRVFSMEELLEATENFDQSALLGEGSIGKIYKGRLENGAYVAVRSLNVYRRYSNRNLKLRLDLLSKFRHPHLVSLLGHCIDGGAHDDSTVPRIFLIYEYISNGNYRAHLSETSPRKVLKWSDRLSVLIGVAKAVHFLHTGVIPSSFSNRLKTSNILLDEHHMAKLSDYGMSILMEETEKAKGDDFTSWHMTKKEDDVYNFGFILLESLVGPTVSGKGEAFLLNEMQASFGSQDGRRRIVDPVVLTTSSQESLSIVISITNKCISPESSNRPSFEDVLWNLQYAAQVQATSDADPKSGPTSPS
- the LOC104235651 gene encoding probable inactive leucine-rich repeat receptor-like protein kinase At3g03770 isoform X2, with product MGFLKFFVIVLVIWGFFIANSYQLLLSYETQALLQLRKHLEYPIQLDVWENYNGDFCSLTSTLHMSITCQDNSVIELKIKGDKLTKLNDQFYGFAVPNKTLSEGFSIDSFVTTLTRLNSLKVLTLVSLGIWGPLPDKIHRLSSLELLDMSSNFLFGSVPFQMSRLIKLHTLTFDGNFFNDTVPDWLDSLTNLSILSLKNNRLKGQFPISVSKITTLTDIVLSHNVISGKLPDLTALSNLLLLDLRENHLDSELPPLPKGVTTVLLSSNAFSGEIPVEFGTLNQLQHLDLSNNSLDGMPPADLFSLPNISYLNLASNVLSGSLPDHLNCGGELGFVDISDNRLVGRLPSCLNTISDKRIVKVGGNCLSLETQYQHSEGYCKQAKKHIKAKEIALLAGVILGIAIVVVFLLVGFLIFCRRKNERNTVDQHIFPKVVQHNTQPGIPSEFLANARIISHAANIGSQGTSSYRVFSMEELLEATENFDQSALLGEGSIGKIYKGRLENGAYVAVRSLNVYRRYSNRNLKLRLDLLSKFRHPHLVSLLGHCIDGGAHDDSTVPRIFLIYEYISNGNYRAHLSETSPRKVLKWSDRLSVLIGVAKAVHFLHTGVIPSSFSNRLKTSNILLDEHHMAKLSDYGMSILMEETEKAKGDDFTSWHMTKKEDDVYNFGFILLESLVGPTVSGKGEAFLLNEMASFGSQDGRRRIVDPVVLTTSSQESLSIVISITNKCISPESSNRPSFEDVLWNLQYAAQVQATSDADPKSGPTSPS